One genomic segment of Ignavibacteriota bacterium includes these proteins:
- the malQ gene encoding 4-alpha-glucanotransferase: MKFKRSAGILLHPTSLPGDYGIGTIGQNAYHFVDFLAESGQKLWQIFPLGPTGYGDSPYQSFSTFAGNPLLIDLDFLKEDGLLAENDLKSIPHFQKNNIDFGKLIEVKYQLLSIAFQNYKISGKIFSENCGNFCSENAFWLDDYALFMAVKEYHSGKLWTEWEQDIAFRINDSVEKWKDKLEYRFNFQKFLQYTFYSQWKKLKNYANSKGIKIIGDIPIFIAYDSSDLWANKHLFSVDENGKLETKAGVPPDYFSATGQLWGNPLYKWDEIQKDNFNWWKKRIQKTLELVDIVRIDHFRGLEAYWEIPGEAPTAQIGRWVKAPGRDLFNEIKKHLGDLPIIAEDLGVITPGVEKLRDDFEFPGMKILQFAFGPNGDKNFLPHNYVKNCIVFTGSHDNDTTTGFFEKERENNSGVYEWTQKYLNYYGDNLTQELIRVAYASVANFVVIPMQDILGLGSDARMNFPGKLGGNWTWRFDWNQVNTNLALYLKSLVELYERNNYKVDEKIDSNKPDLSLPE; this comes from the coding sequence ATGAAATTCAAAAGAAGTGCTGGAATTTTACTTCACCCAACTTCACTACCGGGTGATTACGGAATTGGAACCATCGGCCAAAATGCATATCATTTTGTTGATTTTTTGGCAGAATCCGGACAAAAACTATGGCAAATTTTCCCACTTGGCCCAACCGGATATGGAGATTCCCCCTATCAATCATTTTCAACATTTGCCGGAAATCCTTTATTGATTGACCTAGATTTTTTGAAAGAAGATGGTTTATTGGCAGAAAACGATTTAAAAAGTATTCCGCATTTTCAAAAAAATAATATTGATTTTGGAAAACTAATTGAAGTAAAATATCAGCTTCTTTCAATTGCATTTCAGAATTATAAAATATCAGGAAAAATATTTTCCGAAAATTGCGGAAATTTCTGCAGCGAAAATGCTTTTTGGCTTGATGATTATGCATTATTTATGGCTGTAAAGGAATATCACAGCGGAAAATTATGGACGGAATGGGAACAGGATATTGCTTTCAGAATTAATGATTCCGTTGAAAAATGGAAAGATAAATTAGAATACAGATTTAATTTTCAAAAATTTCTTCAATATACATTTTACTCGCAATGGAAAAAGTTGAAAAATTACGCAAATTCAAAAGGAATAAAAATTATCGGCGATATTCCAATTTTTATTGCTTACGATAGTTCAGATCTTTGGGCAAATAAACATCTTTTTTCTGTTGACGAAAATGGAAAGCTTGAAACAAAAGCTGGAGTTCCGCCGGATTATTTTTCTGCAACCGGACAACTTTGGGGAAATCCTCTTTACAAATGGGATGAAATTCAAAAAGATAATTTCAACTGGTGGAAAAAAAGAATTCAGAAAACTTTGGAATTAGTTGATATTGTAAGAATTGATCACTTTAGAGGTTTGGAAGCATATTGGGAAATTCCCGGAGAAGCACCAACCGCACAAATAGGTCGTTGGGTAAAAGCTCCCGGAAGAGATTTATTTAACGAAATTAAGAAACATCTTGGAGATCTGCCGATTATTGCGGAAGATTTGGGAGTAATAACTCCAGGAGTAGAAAAACTTAGAGATGATTTTGAATTCCCCGGAATGAAAATTCTGCAATTTGCTTTTGGTCCAAATGGAGATAAAAATTTTCTTCCCCACAATTATGTAAAAAACTGCATTGTATTTACCGGCTCTCATGATAACGACACAACAACCGGATTTTTTGAAAAAGAAAGAGAAAATAATTCCGGAGTTTACGAGTGGACGCAAAAATATTTAAATTATTATGGTGATAATTTAACCCAAGAATTAATTAGAGTAGCTTATGCTTCTGTAGCAAATTTTGTTGTAATTCCAATGCAAGATATTTTGGGATTAGGGTCTGATGCAAGAATGAATTTCCCCGGAAAATTAGGCGGAAACTGGACTTGGCGTTTTGATTGGAATCAAGTAAATACAAATTTAGCACTTTATCTAAAATCTTTGGTTGAGCTTTATGAAAGAAATAATTATAAGGTTGATGAGAAAATTGATTCCAATAAACCAGATTTATCTTTACCAGAATAA